TTAGCGGAGAAATCCCTGCATTTAAAGCAAATGTGACGGAATTTGATGAAACGTTAGTAGCGTTTGCACAAGATACTTTGAAAAAAGTAGAAGAAGCAATGGAGAATATGGAGTTCTCTGTAGCGTTAGGATCTATTTGGCAACTAGTTAGTCGTACGAATAAATATATTGATGAAACACAACCATGGGTATTAGCAAAAGATGAGAATGATCGTGAAAAGTTAGCCTCTGTAATGGCTCATTTAGCAGAAGTACTTCGTCAAACAGGTATTATGCTTATGCCATTCTTAACAGTAGCACCAAGCAAGATGTTTGCTCAGCTTGGCCTTACTGATGAAGCTCATAAATCTTGGGAAAGTCTATCTACAATTGGCTGCATTCCAGCTGGAACAAAAGTAGAAAAAGGAAACCCAATTTTCCCTCGTTTAGAAATGGAAGTGGAAGTAGAGTACATTAAAGAACAAATGAAAAGCTCTGCTCCTAAAGTAGAAGAGAAAAAAGAAGAAGAACCGAAGGCAGAAGAAATTACAATTGATGATTTCTTTAAAGTAGAATTACGCGTAGCTGAAGTACTATCTGCTGAACCTGTGAAAAAAGCAGACAAGCTGTTAAAAATTCAACTAGACTTAGGTACAGAAAAGCGTCAAGTTGTTTCTGGAATTGCAAAATTCTATTCGCCGGAAGACTTAAAAGGTAAAAAGGTTATTTGTGTAACAAACTTAAAACCTGTAAAATTACGCGGTGAATTATCGCAAGGTATGATTTTAGCGGGTGAAGAGAATGGCGTATTGTCATTAGCATCAATTGACCAAAATCTACCAAATGGTACAAAAATCAAGTAATTAAGACAAGAAAAGAGATGTTTCACGTGTAACATGTGTGAAGCGTCTTTTTTCTTTTTATACTCTCTATTTTTGCATTAAGATTGTAGTATTGTTATCGTTAAGTTATTAAAGAACTTATTTTTGTAGAATAAACTTGATTTCAATATAAAAGGAGTTATGTATTATGTTGTTTGATACACATTCACATTTGAATGCAGAGCAATTCGAAGGAGATTTGCAAGAGGTTATTGCCCGAATGAAAGAAGCGGGAGTTACTTATACAGTTGTTGTTGGTTTTGATGAAGTAACGATAAAAAAGGCGATGGAATTAGCTGAAGCCTATGATTTTATTTACGCTGCGGTTGGGTGGCACCCAGTTGATGCGATCGACATGACAGAAGAACATTTAGCTTGGTTAGAAGAACTTGCTTCTCATCCTAAAGTCGTTGCACTTGGAGAAATGGGCTTAGATTATCACTGGGATAAGTCTCCAAAAGAAATACAGAAAGAAGTATTCCGTAAACAAATTGCATTAGCGAAAAAAGTAAAATTGCCGATTATTATACATAACCGCGATGCGACTCAAGATATTGTTGATATTCTAGAAGAAGAGAATGCAGCTGAAGTAGGAGGCATTATGCATTGCTTTAGCGGCAGTGTAGAGGTAGCAGAGCGATGTGTTGATATGAACTTTTTAATTTCGTTAGGTGGACCAGTTACATTTAAAAACGCTAAGAAGCCGAAAGAGGTTGCTACGGAGATTCCATTAGAGAAATTGTTAATAGAGACGGATTGTCCGTATTTAACACCGCATCCATTTCGAGGGAAACGAAATGAACCGAGTTATGTAAAACTCGTAGCAGAAGAAATTGCGAATTTAAAAGGGATTTCTTATGAGGAAGTAGCAGAAATGACAACTAAAAATGCAAAAGTTTTATTTGGTGTTGAATAAAAAAGAATGGGGAAACCTGTTCTTTTTTATTTTGAGAAAAACTAGTAGAAGTGATGAAGAAAATAAATGTGAATGATGAAGTGTTACAATAAGGACAGAGAACAAAGATTTTTCTATTCTATTTTTTAAAATATAAGAATGGGGAAAATAATAATGGAAAAGTCGTCATTTTTTTGTTTTACTAAGTAGAGACGAAATGAGTGTGGAGGCAAGCATGAAAATAAAAGAGATTATCGTTGTAGAAGGTAAAGATGATACAGTTGCGATTAAGCGTGCTGTTGATGCGGATACAATTGAAACGAACGGTTCAGCAATCGGTGATCATGTTATTGAGCAAGTTAAATTAGCGCAGCAAAAAAGGGGCGTTATTATTTTCACAGATCCGGATTATCCTGGAGAGCGTATTCGAAAAATTATTTCTGACAAGGTTCCTGGCTGTAAGCATGCCTTTTTACCGAAGGAAGAAGCGCTTGCTAAAAGGAAAAAGGGTGTTGGGATCGAACACGCTTCTAATGAGTCGATTCGCCGCGCTCTAGAGAATATACATGAAGAAATGGAAGCTTACACGGGTGAAATTAGTTGGAGTGATTTAGTCGATGCAGGCTTAGTGGGCGGAGAAATGGCAAAGAGCCGCAGAGAAAGAATGGGTAAGCTATTAAAGATTGGTTATACAAATGCAAAACAGTTACATAAACGATTACAGATGTTTCAAGTTTCAAAGGAATCATTTGCAGAAGCTTATAAGCAAGTAATACAGGAGGAAAAAAAATGAAGGATATCGCAACGCCAAATCGTACAAAAGACATTGTTGAAAAGTATGGATTTTCATTCAAAAAAAGTTTAGGACAAAACTTTTTAATTGATACAAATGTATTAAATCGTATTGTCGATCATGCAGAAATTGGTTCAGAAAGTGGTGCAATTGAAATTGGACCAGGTATTGGTGCATTAACAGAGCAATTAGCAAAGCGTGCTAAAAAAGTAGTGGCTTTTGAAATTGATCAAAGACTATTACCAATTTTAGATGAGACGTTAGCGCCATATGGTAACGTTACAGTTATTAATAAAGACGTACTAAAAGCAGATGTACATGAAGTATTTAATGAGCAATTTGAAGAAGGGCAAGATGTAATGGTAGTAGCTAACTTACCATACTATATTACAACGCCAATTTTATTTAAATTGCTTGAAGAAAAGTTACCAGTTCGTGGATTTGTTGTTATGATGCAAAAAGAAGTTGGAGATCGTTTAGCTGCTAAACCTGGAACGAAAGAGTATGGTTCTTTATCGATTGCTATTCAGTATTATACAGAAGTTGAAACAGTTATGACTGTACCGCGTACAGTGTTTGTACCACAGCCAAATGTTGATTCTGCAATTATTCGCCTTCTAAAGCGTCCGAAACCGGTTGTAGAGGTGACAGATGAAACATTCTTCTTTGAAGTAGTACGAGCAAGTTTCGCACAGCGCCGTAAAACTTTGATGAATAATTTATCAAATAATTTAAATGGTTTCCCGAAAGATAAGGAATTATTGGATCGAATTTTAACAGAAGTAGGAATTGATCCAAAGCGAAGAGGCGAAACGCTATCTATTGAAGAGTTTGCAACATTAAGTAATGCATTAGTTCTTCATAAATTATCATAAGAATATGAAAGGGACAGTTCAAGTTGAACTGTCCCTTTTGTCACCTTTCTCTCTTTAAATTCATACTTTAAAAACAGGTAAGATGGCCTAATGAGTTTGGAGGTAGGAGAATGGTTTTACATGTTGGAGAATTAGTGGAACGATATTCTCATAAGAGGGATATTCTTTTTCGTATTATAGAAATAAAAGGCGAGATAGCTATATTGTTTGGAGAGGAAATTAGACTGGTGGCGGATGCGCCACTTGAAGATTTAATTAGTATAGATCAAAGAGAACATAAAAAAAGGGTGAAGCGTGAGAAAGAAACAATGGAGCGCACGTATCGTTTGTTTCAACAAGATTATGTACTGATGAAACAAAGGCATGAACATACTTCAACTGGTGGATACACAAGTGAGGTGAATTATTTTCAAATGCCGGGACGTGTATTGCATATAGATGGAGACCCTTTATATTTGCGCAAGTGCTTAGATTTATATAATAAAATTGGCGTTCCTGTTCAAGGTATTCATTGTAAAGAAACGGAGATGCATGAAAAAGTAGTAGACTTAATAGATCACTTTCGCCCAGACATTCTCGTTATTACAGGGCATGATGCATATACAAAATCAAAAGGAGTGAAGGGAGATTTAGCGGCATATAGGCATTCAAGACATTTTGTACAGGCTGTTCGTGAAGTGCGAAAAAAATATCCATCATTGGATCAACTTGTTATTTTTGCTGGGGCATGTCAATCACATTTTGAGGCACTAATTCGTGCAGGGGCCAATTTCGCTAGTTCACCATCTAGAATTAATATTCATGCACTAGATCCTGTATATGTAGTTGGTAAAATTAGTTTTACTTCATTTATGGAGAGAGTCAATGTATGGGATGTCGTACGTAATACAATTACTGGTGAAAAGGGACTAGGTGGAATTGAAACGAGAGGGATTTTACGAACGGGATTACCTTTTCAACATTACGAAGAGTAAGCAGGATACATATGTATCTTGCTTTTTTGTATGGAAGGATTTAAATGAATTTGGATAAAAAGAGGTAAGAACGTGCAGACTACGTAATGATACTTTTACAATATAGTATTTCTTCTATCTATTCAAACGCAGGATGATATTAGCTGTGAATCGCGGTTAATAATTAGGATAGATATATCGTGCTTTAAGTGTTCAATCTAAATTACAGCGAGGTGTAGCGAAGTATATGTCAAAACGTTTAGATGAAATTAAAAGCGAATTAGATCACCATCTTGGACAGCGACTTATGTTAAAAGCAAATAGTGGAAGAAGAAAAACTGTGGAGCAATCAGGTGTACTAGCAGAAACATACCGTTCCGTTTTTGTTGTACAATTAGATCAACAAGAAGATGCGTTGCAACGTGTATCTTATAGTTATGCAGATGTTTTAACAGAGACAGTAGAGTTAACATTTTATGGAGACCCTCATAATGAGGTCATTTTATAATCCGTATATCATTACATATATTCCCATAAATGAAAAGCTATATTATTTTGCATACTAACTATACCGTAGCAAAATAAGGAGGGACTCTGCATTGAGTAGACGAAGAGGTGTCATGTCAAACCAATTTAAAGAAGAGCTAGCAAAAGAGCTTGGCTTTTATGATGTTGTTCAGAAAGAAGGATGGGGCGGAATTCGTGCGAAAGATGCTGGTAACATGGTGAAACGTGCTATAGAAATTGCAGAACAGCAATTAATGAAACGAAACCAGTAGTTGTAAGATACTTTCTATGCTACGGTAGCCGAGGAGACATTCCTCGGCTTTTTGTACTCTAAAAGGTGCCATCATTTTACATAAGTAGTTTCATTCTGAATGCTTTTCGTTATAATTAGGGAAGTGTCATCGTCTTACTATAAATTTATGGTAAAATAAACGATAAAAGATTGAGTACATAGAGTGGGTGAATAGATTGAAGCTACTAGTGAAAGCACCAGCAAAGATTAATCTGTCGTTAGATGTACTGGGAAAAAGACAAGACGGATATCATGAAGTGAAAATGATTATGACAACCATTGATTTAGCAGATCGTCTAGAACTAACGGAATTAGCAGAAGACCGTATTGAAATTTTATCCCATAATCGGTATGTCCCAGACGACCAACGAAATTTAGCTTATCAGGCAGCGAAATTATTAAAAGAGAAGTTTAATGTAAAAAAAGGTGTATCTATTACTATTGAAAAAACGATTCCAGTAGCAGCTGGATTAGCAGGTGGAAGTAGTGATGCAGCAGCCACATTACGTGGTCTTAATAAATTATGGAATTTAGGGCTTACAATTGATGAGTTAGCAGAGCTTGGCGCAGAAATTGGATCAGATGTATCGTTCTGTGTATACGGAGGCACAGCAATTGCCACTGGAAGAGGAGAGAAAATTGAGCATATAAAGACTCCGCCTTCTTGTTGGGTTATTTTAGCGAAACCACATATAGGTGTATCTACTGCTGATGTGTATGGAAATTTAAAGTTAAATCGAGTTACACATCCGAATGTAGATAAAATGGTTGATGTCATAAATTCTGGTGATTATAAAGGAATTTGTGATACTGTTGGTAACGTTTTAGAAGATGTAACATTTGGAATGCATCCTGAAGTTGCCCGTATTAAATCACAGATGAAGCGATTTGGAGCGGATGCTGTATTAATGAGTGGAAGTGGTCCAACTGTATTTGGACTTGTACACCATGATTCACGAATGCATCGCATTTATAACGGATTAAAAGGATTTTGTGAACAAGTCTATGCGGTACGTTTATTAGGAGAGCGAGAAACGCTTGAATAAAGACGTATAATACGTTATGATTTGTTTAGAATATTCGTGATTTGAGGTGAGAGTATGAAAATTAGAAGAAGTACAAGATTAGTCGATATGACTTATTACTTGCTACAAAACCCTCGTCAGCTAGTATCTCTCACTTTTTTTGCTGAAAGGTATCAATCGGCTAAGTCTTCCATTAGTGAAGATTTAGTTATTATTAAGCAAACGTTTGAACAACAAGGGGTCGGCACATTGCAAACGATACCAGGAGCAGCAGGAGGAGTGAAATATATACCGTATATAAGTGAAGAAGAGGCAGATCTAATTATTGATGAGCTTTGTGGCTTATTTGAAAACCCAGATCGTATTTTGCCTGGCGGTTACTTATACATGACAGATTTATTGAGTAATCCTCGCCATATTAATGGCGCAGGTCGTTTGTTTGCTTCTGTTTTTGCTAAGCAACCAATTGATGCAGTTATGACGGTGGCAACGAAGGGGATTCCACTTGCTTATGCAGTGGCAAATTACTTAGATGTACCAGTTGTAATTGCAAGGAAAGATAATAAGGTAACAGAAGGTCCGACTGTTAGTATTAACTATGTGTCGGGTTCTTCTAAACGAATTCAAACAATGACGTTAGCAAAACGCAGTCTTCCAGAAGGGTCGAATGTTTTAATTATTGATGACTTCATGAAAGCTGGCGGAACAATTCAAGGTATGATGAGTATGTTAGAAGAGTTCAAGGCTAATGTTGTTGGTATTGGTGTATTAGTAGAATCCACAGATATTGAAGAACGACTAATTAATAATTTTGTATCATTAATTCGTCTATCGGAAGTTGATGTGAAAGAAAAAACGATTCAAGTGGAAAAAGGGAATTATTCTCTTGCGCCATTTGATGAAGGGATTGTAGAGGCGGAATAAAAGATAGAGCAGATAGCTCTATCTTTTTTTATTTTATTTATAGATTATAAAATAGATGGACAAACTGCCTTTCGTACACTATTTTTAAAGAGTAAAATAAATAATAAAAGGGTGAAAAGTATGAAAGTTGTTCAAACAAGCAAGGCACCACAAGCAATTGGACCTTATTCACAGGGGATTATTGTAAATAACATGTTCTATAGCTCAGGACAAATTCCATTGACGGCAAATGGGGAGCTTGTAACAGGAGATGTAACAGTACAAACAGAACAAGTATTTCAAAATTTACAAGCGGTATTAGAGGAAGCAGGTGCTTCATTTGATACAGTCGTAAAAACAACAGTATTTTTAAAGGACATGGATGATTTTAATGCTGTGAATGAAGTGTATAGCTCTTATTTCTCTACTCATAAACCAGCTCGATCTTGTGTGCAAGTAGCAAAATTACCGAAAGATGTTTCCGTTGAAATTGAAGTAATCGCCCTAGTTAAGTAACCTTTTGTAAGCGATAACCTCCACTAATCTCTATATTCAACTACTTTAAAAATTTTTATCTTAAAAATTTTTAAAAAATTAAAGGGAAAATAGAAAATTTGTGGAATTTATACAAATATATCGCTTATTTAGAAAAGGGTGGTGAACACAAGATGGAAGTGACTGACGTAAGATTACGCCGCGTAAACACAGAAGGCCGCATGAGAGCAATTGCCTCTATTACTCTAGACCATGAATTTGTTGTTCATGATATTCGTGTAATTGATGGTAATAATGGATTATTTGTAGCAATGCCAAGTAAACGTACTCCAGATGGAGAGTTCCGTGACATTGCACATCCAATTAATTCTGGTACACGCTCTAAAATTCAAGATGCGGTTTTAACAGAGTATCATCGTTTAGGCGAGTTAGAAGAGGTTGAGTTTGAAGAAGCGGGTGCTTCGTAAAATTCGAATGAAAAGGGCTTTTGACAAAAAGCCTTATAATTTTGTAGCAAACTCCTGTAAGCATTTACAGGGGTTTGTTTTTTTTTGCTTTATATTTGGAAACTGCATAATTTATTAACATAAAAAGAAGAAACTACTAATTTTTTCAAAATCATTTTAAATAGTATAGCTTATTTCTTAAAAAAGATACTAAAGAGTAAAACATCTTATAAGAATTATGGTAAAATTTAATAGTTAAAATGTGTTTCTTGAAATATATGATGATTTAGGATAATATCTTTAATGGATAAATAGGTTGCGATGGAGGGTCTATATGTCAAACAGATTTGCAGTGATTCTAGCTGCAGGTAAAGGCACACGTATGAAGTCTAAGCTATACAAAGTGCTGCATCCTGTATGTGGAAAACCTATGGTACAACACGTAGTCGATCAAGTATCTCAATTAGGATTGCAGAAACTTGTAACGGTTGTTGGACATGGTGCTGAAATGGTACAAGAACAGCTAGGGAACGTAAGTGAATTTGCATTACAAGCAGAACAACTTGGTACAGCACATGCTGTAGATCAAGCTGCAAGTGTACTTGCAAATGAAGAAGGAACAACTTTAGTTATTTGTGGTGATACGCCTCTAATAACTGCTGAAACAATGGAAGCATTACTTCAGCAACATAAAGAAGCAGGAGCAATGGCGACGGTGCTAACAGCATACATAGAAGAGCCTGCTGGATATGGCCGTATTGTTCGTAATGAGAATGGTCATGTTGAAAAGATTGTTGAGCATAAAGATGCAAATGAGAAAGAATTAGCTATTAAAGAAATCAATACAGGTACGTATTGTTTTGATAATAAGGCTTTATTTGCTTCACTTTCTAAAGTTTCAAATGATAACGTGCAAGGTGAATATTACCTTCCAGATGTTATTGAGATTTTAAAAAATGAAGGTCATATCGTATCAGCTTATCAAACAGAGCAGTTCGACGAAACGTTAGGTGTTAACGACAGAGTCGCTCTATCGCAAGCGGAAATTATTATGAAAAACCGTATCAACCGAAAGAACATGGTAAACGGTGTTACAATTATTGATCCAAGTAACACTTATATTTCTGCTGATGCAGTTATCGGTAGTGATACAGTTCTTCATCCAGGAACAATTATTGAGGGGAACACTGTAATTGGCTCTGATTGTGAAATTGGACCGCATACAGTAATTCGCGATAGTGAAATTGGAGATCGTACGACAATTCGACAATCTACTGTACATGATAGTAAGCTTGGTACAGAAGTATCGGTTGGTCCATTTGCACATATTCGCCCAGATTCAGTTATTGGAGACGAAGTACGCGTTGGAAACTTCGTGGAAATCAAAAAAACTGTCTTTGGTAATAGAAGTAAAGCTTCACACTTGAGTTATATCGGGGATGCACAAGTTGGAGAAGACGTGAATCTTGGTTGTGGTTCAATTACGGTGAACTATGACGGTAAGAATAAATTCAAAACTGTGATTGGTAATGGGGTATTTATTGGATGTAATTCAAACCTTGTTGCTCCAGTAACAGTTGAAGATGGTGCTTATGTGGCAGCAGGCTCTACAATTACAGAGAATGTTCCATCAAAAGCATTATCGGTAGCACGTGCACGTCAAGTTAACAAAGAAGACTATGTTGATCAATTGCTGAATAAGAAAAAATCATAATGTGGAGGGTTAATCTAGATGTCGACTCAATATCTAAATTCTAATTTGAAAGTATTCTCTTTAAACTCTAATAAGGAACTTGCTGAGCAGATTGCAAAGCATATTGGAGTAGGGCTAGGAAAATGTTCTGTTGATCGTTTTAGTGATGGAGAAGTTCAAATTAACATTGAAGAAAGTATCCGTGGTTGCGATGTATTCATTATTCAATCTACAAGCTTCCCAGTAAACGAACATATCATGGAATTACTTATTATGATTGATGCATTAAAACGTGCATCTGCGAAAACAATTAATATTGTTATTCCTTACTATGGTTATGCGCGTCAAGACCGTAAAGCGCGTTCTCGTGAACCAATTACATCGAAACTTGTAGCAAACTTGCTTGAAACAGCAGGTGCAACTCGTGTAATCACTCTAGATTTACATGCTCCACAAATTCAAGGATTCTTTGATATCCCAATCGACCACTTAATGGGTGTACCGATTCTTTCAGATTACTTTGAAACAAAAGGTCTTAAAGATATCGTAATCGTGTCTCCTGACCATGGTGGTGTAACTCGTGCAAGAAAAATGGCAGATCGTCTAAA
This DNA window, taken from Bacillus cereus ATCC 14579, encodes the following:
- the glmU gene encoding bifunctional UDP-N-acetylglucosamine diphosphorylase/glucosamine-1-phosphate N-acetyltransferase GlmU, whose translation is MSNRFAVILAAGKGTRMKSKLYKVLHPVCGKPMVQHVVDQVSQLGLQKLVTVVGHGAEMVQEQLGNVSEFALQAEQLGTAHAVDQAASVLANEEGTTLVICGDTPLITAETMEALLQQHKEAGAMATVLTAYIEEPAGYGRIVRNENGHVEKIVEHKDANEKELAIKEINTGTYCFDNKALFASLSKVSNDNVQGEYYLPDVIEILKNEGHIVSAYQTEQFDETLGVNDRVALSQAEIIMKNRINRKNMVNGVTIIDPSNTYISADAVIGSDTVLHPGTIIEGNTVIGSDCEIGPHTVIRDSEIGDRTTIRQSTVHDSKLGTEVSVGPFAHIRPDSVIGDEVRVGNFVEIKKTVFGNRSKASHLSYIGDAQVGEDVNLGCGSITVNYDGKNKFKTVIGNGVFIGCNSNLVAPVTVEDGAYVAAGSTITENVPSKALSVARARQVNKEDYVDQLLNKKKS
- the purR gene encoding pur operon repressor, giving the protein MKIRRSTRLVDMTYYLLQNPRQLVSLTFFAERYQSAKSSISEDLVIIKQTFEQQGVGTLQTIPGAAGGVKYIPYISEEEADLIIDELCGLFENPDRILPGGYLYMTDLLSNPRHINGAGRLFASVFAKQPIDAVMTVATKGIPLAYAVANYLDVPVVIARKDNKVTEGPTVSINYVSGSSKRIQTMTLAKRSLPEGSNVLIIDDFMKAGGTIQGMMSMLEEFKANVVGIGVLVESTDIEERLINNFVSLIRLSEVDVKEKTIQVEKGNYSLAPFDEGIVEAE
- a CDS encoding ribose-phosphate diphosphokinase encodes the protein MSTQYLNSNLKVFSLNSNKELAEQIAKHIGVGLGKCSVDRFSDGEVQINIEESIRGCDVFIIQSTSFPVNEHIMELLIMIDALKRASAKTINIVIPYYGYARQDRKARSREPITSKLVANLLETAGATRVITLDLHAPQIQGFFDIPIDHLMGVPILSDYFETKGLKDIVIVSPDHGGVTRARKMADRLKAPIAIIDKRRPRPNVSEVMNIIGNIEGKTAILIDDIIDTAGTITLAANALVENGASEVYACCTHPVLSGPAIERIQNSNIKELVVTNSIVLPEEKKIDKVHELSVAPLIGEAIIRVYEEESVSVLFN
- the rsmA gene encoding 16S rRNA (adenine(1518)-N(6)/adenine(1519)-N(6))-dimethyltransferase RsmA → MKDIATPNRTKDIVEKYGFSFKKSLGQNFLIDTNVLNRIVDHAEIGSESGAIEIGPGIGALTEQLAKRAKKVVAFEIDQRLLPILDETLAPYGNVTVINKDVLKADVHEVFNEQFEEGQDVMVVANLPYYITTPILFKLLEEKLPVRGFVVMMQKEVGDRLAAKPGTKEYGSLSIAIQYYTEVETVMTVPRTVFVPQPNVDSAIIRLLKRPKPVVEVTDETFFFEVVRASFAQRRKTLMNNLSNNLNGFPKDKELLDRILTEVGIDPKRRGETLSIEEFATLSNALVLHKLS
- the sspF gene encoding acid-soluble spore protein SspF, which produces MSRRRGVMSNQFKEELAKELGFYDVVQKEGWGGIRAKDAGNMVKRAIEIAEQQLMKRNQ
- a CDS encoding RidA family protein → MKVVQTSKAPQAIGPYSQGIIVNNMFYSSGQIPLTANGELVTGDVTVQTEQVFQNLQAVLEEAGASFDTVVKTTVFLKDMDDFNAVNEVYSSYFSTHKPARSCVQVAKLPKDVSVEIEVIALVK
- the yabG gene encoding sporulation peptidase YabG, whose amino-acid sequence is MVLHVGELVERYSHKRDILFRIIEIKGEIAILFGEEIRLVADAPLEDLISIDQREHKKRVKREKETMERTYRLFQQDYVLMKQRHEHTSTGGYTSEVNYFQMPGRVLHIDGDPLYLRKCLDLYNKIGVPVQGIHCKETEMHEKVVDLIDHFRPDILVITGHDAYTKSKGVKGDLAAYRHSRHFVQAVREVRKKYPSLDQLVIFAGACQSHFEALIRAGANFASSPSRINIHALDPVYVVGKISFTSFMERVNVWDVVRNTITGEKGLGGIETRGILRTGLPFQHYEE
- a CDS encoding TatD family hydrolase, whose amino-acid sequence is MLFDTHSHLNAEQFEGDLQEVIARMKEAGVTYTVVVGFDEVTIKKAMELAEAYDFIYAAVGWHPVDAIDMTEEHLAWLEELASHPKVVALGEMGLDYHWDKSPKEIQKEVFRKQIALAKKVKLPIIIHNRDATQDIVDILEEENAAEVGGIMHCFSGSVEVAERCVDMNFLISLGGPVTFKNAKKPKEVATEIPLEKLLIETDCPYLTPHPFRGKRNEPSYVKLVAEEIANLKGISYEEVAEMTTKNAKVLFGVE
- the ispE gene encoding 4-(cytidine 5'-diphospho)-2-C-methyl-D-erythritol kinase → MKLLVKAPAKINLSLDVLGKRQDGYHEVKMIMTTIDLADRLELTELAEDRIEILSHNRYVPDDQRNLAYQAAKLLKEKFNVKKGVSITIEKTIPVAAGLAGGSSDAAATLRGLNKLWNLGLTIDELAELGAEIGSDVSFCVYGGTAIATGRGEKIEHIKTPPSCWVILAKPHIGVSTADVYGNLKLNRVTHPNVDKMVDVINSGDYKGICDTVGNVLEDVTFGMHPEVARIKSQMKRFGADAVLMSGSGPTVFGLVHHDSRMHRIYNGLKGFCEQVYAVRLLGERETLE
- the spoVG gene encoding septation regulator SpoVG; amino-acid sequence: MEVTDVRLRRVNTEGRMRAIASITLDHEFVVHDIRVIDGNNGLFVAMPSKRTPDGEFRDIAHPINSGTRSKIQDAVLTEYHRLGELEEVEFEEAGAS
- the rnmV gene encoding ribonuclease M5 yields the protein MKIKEIIVVEGKDDTVAIKRAVDADTIETNGSAIGDHVIEQVKLAQQKRGVIIFTDPDYPGERIRKIISDKVPGCKHAFLPKEEALAKRKKGVGIEHASNESIRRALENIHEEMEAYTGEISWSDLVDAGLVGGEMAKSRRERMGKLLKIGYTNAKQLHKRLQMFQVSKESFAEAYKQVIQEEKK
- the veg gene encoding biofilm formation stimulator Veg, producing MSKRLDEIKSELDHHLGQRLMLKANSGRRKTVEQSGVLAETYRSVFVVQLDQQEDALQRVSYSYADVLTETVELTFYGDPHNEVIL